Proteins from one Bdellovibrio svalbardensis genomic window:
- a CDS encoding sigma-54-dependent transcriptional regulator: MNKLHTLIVDDEAELRRSVISILQSAMPEIEFSIEEAATGKEALDKVKAKTWDLVLMDVKMPEMNGLEALTAIKEHDPRTFVVLMTAHSNLHDAVQAIKDGAYDYVEKPVKPELLTEIVRKSLEARDLVSSLALSNPVFDDDIESEFVGGNSKMKEVFNLIYRLCKVDTTVLIRGENGTGKELVARAIHFNSPRKSGSFVAINCGAIPESLMESELFGHEKGAFTGAVERKIGKFQIANNGTLFLDEIGELRPDMQVKLLRVLQEKKFTPVGGNREVKTTTRIIAATNRNLEKMMADGTFREDLFYRLNVMPIFLPNLRDRLDDIEALAQHFIKKFARQHARNITGVTPEALDMLKSYRWPGNIRELENVVERAFIVENSNQITVDSLPESIRLAPKDSADKTASVGYSGPLDFDAFKEGMEKEFIVSALKANQGRINQTVAQANIPKNTLLRKIRKYGINVKDYSGEE, encoded by the coding sequence ATGAACAAACTCCACACATTGATCGTAGATGACGAAGCAGAACTGCGCCGTTCCGTTATCTCTATTTTGCAATCTGCAATGCCGGAAATTGAGTTTTCAATTGAAGAGGCTGCGACTGGCAAAGAGGCGCTGGACAAAGTAAAAGCAAAAACCTGGGATCTGGTGTTGATGGACGTAAAGATGCCAGAGATGAACGGCCTCGAAGCACTCACTGCTATTAAAGAGCACGATCCGCGCACATTCGTAGTGCTGATGACCGCGCATTCAAATTTGCATGATGCTGTTCAAGCCATCAAAGACGGCGCCTATGATTACGTGGAAAAACCAGTCAAACCAGAGTTGCTCACTGAAATCGTGCGCAAAAGTTTGGAAGCCCGCGACTTGGTTTCCAGCCTGGCCCTTTCAAATCCCGTATTTGATGATGATATCGAAAGTGAATTTGTTGGCGGCAATTCGAAAATGAAAGAGGTGTTCAACCTCATCTATCGTCTTTGCAAAGTCGACACCACTGTTTTGATTCGTGGTGAAAATGGAACCGGTAAAGAACTTGTTGCACGCGCCATCCATTTCAACTCCCCTCGCAAATCGGGCAGCTTTGTCGCGATCAACTGTGGGGCGATTCCAGAGTCCTTGATGGAAAGTGAATTGTTCGGTCACGAAAAAGGTGCTTTCACCGGCGCGGTGGAAAGAAAAATCGGAAAATTCCAAATTGCCAACAACGGAACTTTATTCCTGGATGAAATTGGTGAACTTCGCCCAGACATGCAGGTTAAGCTTTTGCGCGTTCTTCAGGAAAAGAAATTCACGCCCGTGGGTGGAAATCGTGAAGTGAAAACCACGACACGTATTATTGCCGCCACCAACCGCAACTTGGAAAAAATGATGGCCGACGGAACATTCCGCGAAGACTTGTTCTATCGTTTGAATGTTATGCCCATCTTCTTGCCGAACTTGCGTGATCGTCTGGATGACATTGAAGCTCTGGCTCAGCACTTCATTAAGAAATTCGCCCGCCAGCATGCTCGAAACATCACCGGCGTCACACCAGAGGCGTTGGATATGTTGAAGTCTTATCGCTGGCCGGGAAATATTCGCGAACTTGAAAATGTCGTTGAGCGCGCGTTTATTGTTGAAAACAGCAATCAGATCACCGTCGACTCGTTACCTGAATCTATTCGTTTGGCGCCAAAGGATTCTGCAGATAAAACAGCCAGCGTTGGCTACTCTGGCCCATTGGACTTCGATGCTTTCAAAGAAGGAATGGAAAAAGAATTTATTGTGAGTGCTTTGAAAGCGAACCAAGGCCGCATCAATCAAACAGTGGCGCAAGCGAATATTCCGAAGAACACCCTTCTTCGCAAGATTCGTAAGTATGGAATCAATGTTAAGGATTATTCGGGCGAAGAATAA
- a CDS encoding Rossmann-fold NAD(P)-binding domain-containing protein, with translation MSARKILEFNPAGPGLFCRHLEFLAKEQGWDLQFENHTEYSAEILETAEMAKVDFELSAMILPQLHIQPTLVRTVRSMDCFVKEDGKWYPRLYFYEALRKVLVDCARDLDIRVPAFVVGDTERARVVASVFAQIGFSEIYVVGEDKSRLAEQMEVLRRNHLGIKFHELLADELTIQSVSGSIIVNTLDVSQNKSLLSDLSYFNFLKRDGYVMDLNLMPYHNPLLEEAERAELRVLHPHLVAASLTHLWLEKLQLGASLKVEDLRESWKSFLKQISP, from the coding sequence ATGAGCGCGCGAAAAATTCTTGAGTTCAATCCGGCTGGCCCGGGACTATTTTGTCGTCATTTGGAATTCCTTGCAAAGGAGCAGGGTTGGGACCTGCAGTTTGAGAATCATACTGAGTACTCTGCAGAGATTTTGGAAACCGCAGAGATGGCGAAAGTGGATTTTGAACTGTCAGCGATGATTTTGCCTCAGTTGCATATACAACCGACCTTGGTGCGCACAGTGCGTTCGATGGATTGTTTTGTGAAAGAGGACGGCAAATGGTATCCACGGCTTTATTTTTACGAAGCTCTTCGTAAAGTCCTGGTGGATTGTGCGCGGGATCTGGATATTCGGGTCCCGGCTTTTGTTGTTGGTGATACGGAGCGTGCACGAGTGGTTGCTTCCGTGTTTGCGCAAATAGGATTTTCAGAAATTTATGTTGTGGGTGAGGACAAGTCCCGCCTGGCTGAGCAAATGGAAGTTCTGCGACGGAATCACTTGGGTATTAAATTTCATGAACTGCTTGCCGACGAATTGACGATTCAATCGGTGAGTGGATCGATCATTGTGAACACGCTGGATGTCTCTCAGAATAAATCTCTTCTGAGTGACTTGTCTTATTTCAATTTTTTGAAACGAGATGGCTATGTTATGGATCTTAATTTGATGCCTTATCACAACCCACTTCTTGAGGAGGCGGAGCGTGCTGAGTTGCGAGTTTTGCATCCTCATTTGGTGGCGGCTTCGCTAACGCATTTGTGGTTAGAGAAGTTGCAGCTTGGTGCCTCGTTGAAAGTCGAGGATCTTCGCGAAAGCTGGAAAAGCTTTTTGAAGCAAATCTCTCCTTAA
- a CDS encoding glycosyltransferase family 9 protein encodes MPLNLVVQTAFLGDLLLSIPLLKRCKELWPDHKLALVCRQGLGDFLLKTQLVDQVFEIQKGNKESYRKIVEHLKTQEVNYVISPHQSVRTAFFCRQIQAKHKIGYKNFWSFFAYDSRIPRNSFLPDALRQMSLLQTVDKELESLLKDYRDQERPYAPQEYGRLSAPPAWASMSLRSTVLNNELFAELEKKFQLQGFKEGKAVLIFPGSVWATKRWTDEGFIKAGQALKAQGYVIYVMGGPGEEELAERVAAQIPDTVSLAGKTKIFESAQLIARAALLIGNDSASTHLASVCETPLIAVFGPTILEFGFRPWSAQSYVVQNEELACRPCGKHGHQVCPIKTHVCMKNISADEVLKSAGFILRPNNP; translated from the coding sequence ATGCCGTTAAATCTAGTCGTACAAACTGCCTTTCTAGGGGATCTGCTGCTGTCGATCCCGCTATTGAAGCGCTGTAAAGAGCTGTGGCCTGATCACAAGTTGGCTCTGGTTTGTCGTCAAGGCTTGGGCGACTTCCTTCTTAAAACCCAATTGGTGGATCAAGTATTTGAAATCCAAAAAGGTAATAAAGAATCTTATCGAAAAATTGTCGAGCACCTTAAAACTCAAGAAGTTAATTACGTAATTTCGCCACATCAATCGGTGCGTACGGCATTCTTTTGTCGACAGATTCAGGCAAAACATAAAATTGGCTACAAAAATTTCTGGAGCTTCTTTGCCTATGACTCGCGCATCCCGCGAAATTCATTTCTGCCGGATGCTTTAAGGCAAATGAGTCTTTTGCAAACCGTCGATAAAGAGTTGGAAAGCCTGCTGAAGGACTACCGCGATCAAGAAAGACCTTATGCTCCTCAGGAGTATGGACGTCTTTCAGCGCCTCCCGCATGGGCCTCTATGAGTTTGCGTTCAACAGTGTTGAATAATGAACTCTTCGCAGAACTTGAAAAGAAATTTCAGCTTCAAGGATTTAAAGAAGGCAAAGCCGTTTTGATTTTCCCTGGCAGTGTGTGGGCCACGAAGCGATGGACTGACGAAGGTTTTATTAAAGCCGGACAGGCCTTAAAAGCTCAAGGGTATGTAATCTATGTGATGGGTGGCCCTGGCGAGGAAGAACTTGCTGAACGAGTGGCGGCACAAATTCCAGACACAGTATCACTGGCCGGAAAAACCAAGATCTTTGAATCCGCGCAGCTCATTGCGCGAGCGGCCTTATTGATTGGTAACGACAGCGCATCAACTCATCTGGCTTCGGTTTGTGAAACGCCGCTCATTGCAGTCTTCGGGCCGACAATTTTAGAGTTTGGATTTCGCCCGTGGTCGGCACAAAGCTATGTGGTGCAAAACGAGGAGCTGGCTTGTCGCCCTTGTGGAAAACATGGACATCAGGTGTGTCCAATTAAAACCCACGTCTGCATGAAAAATATTTCAGCAGACGAGGTTCTTAAATCGGCGGGCTTTATTCTTCGCCCGAATAATCCTTAA
- a CDS encoding CHASE2 and HATPase_c domain-containing protein: MLQRVQNQRFKEFIYRSEVLLRFFSRRRGFWLRYLLCWVIGCVTLSTDEINSYDQRFQLRGDQKVSSDIVMITIKQSDISNIYDARTNSLGNINEATDITDSFFWDKKTWTGLLTRLLKQNPKSIGVVLYFGDNIGAVYMTPDERKLFDDPRITWASTTNNLERVLTPVFANRDKNNLGNNELRRDEDGIVRRVFPSRDDTPHLVEKITGKHFPTTLAGLPINFRGSSRVFAQYSLSEILYDELPANTFTNKIILIGAETSSAPVYSTPVGTLSRTEIMAHITDTVLGNKWIKRLGFLWYAAGFMVLMWLAVFIITTYPQSVALFFIIWIATLLAALSAWVFDSFYFWSPAFSPFVLLAATWTIFIGYQATKIEKQNFALQQEQQYLAELEQLKNNFVSLISHDLKTPIAKIQAIVDRLMTQHQDNELGQDLKSLRSFSDELNRYIQSILKVLRVESRDFKINTDVADINEVIEEALQQLRPLARERGIQVHTSLEPMFSLEFDSTLIKEVVINLVENAIKYSPAGGSIEVVSHEVDEYVHVLVKDTGEGIKPEDLDKVWGKFTRGSDQDLKTKGTGLGLYLVKYFIELHGGKVTMESKLGHGTTVTFTLPLESENNYSDSVGV; the protein is encoded by the coding sequence ATGTTGCAACGCGTGCAAAACCAGAGATTTAAAGAGTTCATTTATCGTAGCGAAGTCCTGCTCCGCTTCTTCTCGCGCCGCCGAGGTTTTTGGCTGCGTTACCTTCTGTGTTGGGTGATCGGATGCGTGACTCTTTCCACCGATGAAATCAATTCTTACGACCAGCGCTTTCAATTGCGCGGAGATCAAAAGGTCAGTTCTGACATCGTGATGATCACGATCAAACAGTCTGATATTTCAAACATCTACGATGCCCGAACAAACTCTTTGGGCAACATCAACGAAGCGACGGATATCACGGACAGCTTTTTCTGGGATAAGAAAACCTGGACTGGACTCCTCACTCGCCTGCTTAAACAAAATCCCAAATCCATCGGGGTCGTTCTGTATTTCGGGGATAATATTGGCGCGGTGTACATGACGCCTGATGAGCGCAAATTGTTTGATGACCCTCGTATCACCTGGGCCAGCACCACAAACAACTTAGAGCGTGTTCTGACCCCGGTCTTCGCCAATCGTGATAAAAACAATTTAGGAAACAATGAACTGCGCAGAGACGAAGATGGCATCGTTCGCCGTGTCTTCCCTTCCCGCGACGACACACCTCATTTGGTTGAGAAGATCACGGGTAAGCACTTCCCCACAACATTGGCGGGACTGCCTATCAACTTCCGCGGTTCAAGCCGCGTCTTTGCCCAGTACTCTTTGAGCGAAATTCTTTACGATGAATTACCGGCAAATACTTTCACCAACAAGATTATTCTTATTGGTGCAGAAACCTCGTCAGCTCCAGTCTACTCAACTCCGGTCGGCACCCTGTCACGCACCGAAATCATGGCGCATATCACGGACACGGTATTAGGGAATAAATGGATCAAACGCCTGGGCTTCTTATGGTATGCCGCAGGATTTATGGTCTTGATGTGGCTCGCGGTTTTCATTATCACCACCTACCCTCAATCCGTGGCCTTGTTCTTCATCATCTGGATAGCGACTTTGCTGGCCGCTTTGTCAGCCTGGGTTTTTGATAGTTTCTATTTCTGGTCCCCGGCTTTTTCGCCGTTCGTGCTTCTGGCTGCGACATGGACCATTTTCATCGGCTATCAAGCGACCAAGATTGAAAAACAAAACTTCGCACTTCAGCAAGAACAACAGTATCTGGCAGAGCTAGAACAATTAAAAAATAACTTCGTCAGTCTGATTTCTCATGACTTGAAAACTCCGATTGCAAAAATTCAAGCCATTGTGGATCGCCTGATGACACAGCATCAGGACAATGAACTGGGACAGGACTTAAAGTCTCTTCGTTCTTTCAGTGACGAATTAAATCGCTATATTCAATCCATCCTGAAAGTACTCCGTGTTGAATCCCGCGATTTTAAAATCAATACAGATGTTGCCGACATCAATGAAGTCATCGAAGAGGCCTTGCAACAACTTCGTCCCCTGGCCCGCGAGCGAGGCATCCAAGTTCATACTTCACTGGAGCCCATGTTTTCTTTGGAGTTTGATAGCACCTTGATTAAAGAAGTGGTTATCAACCTGGTCGAGAATGCGATCAAATACTCCCCGGCGGGTGGCAGTATTGAAGTGGTCTCACATGAAGTGGACGAATATGTTCACGTTCTGGTGAAAGACACCGGAGAAGGTATCAAACCTGAAGACCTGGATAAAGTCTGGGGAAAATTCACTCGCGGTAGTGATCAGGATTTGAAAACCAAAGGGACAGGACTTGGCTTGTATCTCGTTAAATATTTTATTGAACTGCATGGTGGCAAGGTCACCATGGAAAGTAAATTGGGTCACGGAACCACTGTGACTTTTACTTTGCCGCTTGAATCTGAAAATAACTACTCCGACAGTGTCGGAGTGTAG
- a CDS encoding glycosyltransferase family 9 protein produces MPVSDCRHFSGYKPCKKNEFCDSSCAHKDIPQISLLVVHLGALGAVVRSTSLLRAIKRKYPSSMVTWVTDAPAHQLLHNHPAIDRVLTTTEADLLQLSTLEFEVALVIDKSLKAVGVLKRTTVDQIFGFTVNPRNGAIVPATAAANELWQLGLNDEKKFFENTKAETQLMVEALELGPFQRDEYWLPLNKQEDLTRQARRSEWLQGKSLIIGLNTGCSNVIAHKKLTVEYHRILIQKLSHEIPDAQLVLLGGPEDTERNVLIATGLPVISSETRSGLRDGLVSVAACDIVITGDSLGMHMAISQQKQVIAWFGPTCAHEIDIYERGAKILTKSPCAPCWKRACEKDIMCYDQVSLMEILDAVKSSRTNCLSRGSAAVDPAIEAL; encoded by the coding sequence ATGCCAGTAAGTGATTGTCGACATTTTTCAGGATACAAGCCTTGCAAAAAAAATGAGTTCTGTGACTCTTCATGCGCGCATAAAGACATTCCGCAGATCTCTTTGTTAGTCGTTCATCTGGGGGCCTTAGGCGCCGTGGTTCGTAGCACCAGTTTGTTGAGAGCCATCAAAAGAAAATACCCTTCGAGTATGGTGACCTGGGTGACGGATGCTCCCGCGCACCAACTATTGCATAATCATCCTGCCATTGACCGCGTCTTGACGACGACCGAAGCCGATCTCTTGCAGTTATCCACTTTGGAGTTCGAAGTCGCTTTGGTCATTGATAAGTCTCTTAAGGCCGTGGGAGTTCTTAAACGAACAACTGTGGATCAAATCTTTGGATTTACGGTGAACCCGCGCAATGGGGCAATTGTGCCCGCTACCGCGGCTGCCAATGAATTGTGGCAACTCGGTTTGAATGATGAAAAAAAATTCTTTGAGAATACCAAGGCAGAGACCCAGCTTATGGTCGAAGCTTTAGAGTTAGGTCCTTTCCAAAGAGATGAGTACTGGCTTCCATTGAATAAGCAAGAGGACCTGACACGCCAAGCTCGTCGCTCAGAATGGTTACAGGGAAAGTCCCTGATCATCGGATTAAATACTGGGTGCAGCAATGTGATTGCCCATAAGAAATTGACGGTCGAATATCATCGAATTCTCATTCAAAAATTATCTCATGAAATTCCAGATGCTCAGTTGGTTCTGCTGGGAGGCCCCGAAGATACCGAGCGCAATGTGTTGATTGCGACGGGGTTGCCTGTGATTTCATCAGAGACTCGTTCCGGTTTGCGTGATGGGTTGGTCAGCGTTGCGGCCTGTGACATTGTTATTACAGGTGATAGTTTGGGAATGCATATGGCGATTTCTCAGCAAAAGCAGGTCATTGCCTGGTTTGGGCCCACTTGTGCTCACGAGATTGACATTTATGAGCGGGGCGCAAAGATTTTGACAAAAAGCCCTTGTGCTCCTTGCTGGAAGAGAGCTTGTGAAAAAGACATAATGTGCTACGATCAGGTCTCTCTGATGGAGATTCTGGATGCCGTTAAATCTAGTCGTACAAACTGCCTTTCTAGGGGATCTGCTGCTGTCGATCCCGCTATTGAAGCGCTGTAA
- a CDS encoding P-loop NTPase family protein has protein sequence MSLTELLLQAKAKRAQEFLFIVGSEPRARAATGWESLRPAPGLMTEWNLLQQSFLDSHQKAVLETTGVVQGESSFENLRIGFSFFQQDSTMKAVLDLDVDGARQDIQVPASVMETCLRMKGLVLLSGPGEAGQVTSLYKILNKMGEEKSFLGVVFSPKAFPQIREAKASFLYHSGAFARKEERDNLLSGADMVVFDGYSDEETFLEALALAERGVFVIYSMKAPSLPNALRRSLGALSERYAEHGAPRLAEVLSLAFAQYSMPGLNNERIFAHEVLLVKPQIRELIETENLKSIESLMLAAPENSGLLTLNQSLLQHLIRRRVDLKTAFETSRDPDNLDLLLKKVGI, from the coding sequence ATGAGTTTGACCGAACTTCTATTGCAGGCGAAAGCCAAAAGAGCTCAAGAATTTCTTTTCATCGTCGGAAGCGAGCCCCGCGCTCGTGCCGCGACGGGGTGGGAGAGTTTGAGACCGGCTCCGGGTCTGATGACAGAATGGAATCTTCTTCAGCAAAGTTTCTTGGATTCTCATCAAAAGGCTGTTCTTGAAACAACAGGCGTTGTGCAGGGGGAGTCCTCTTTTGAAAATCTTCGAATTGGTTTTTCGTTCTTTCAACAAGATAGCACGATGAAGGCGGTTTTGGATTTGGATGTGGACGGCGCTCGCCAAGACATTCAAGTCCCAGCCAGCGTGATGGAAACCTGTCTGCGCATGAAGGGATTGGTCTTGTTGTCCGGTCCTGGTGAAGCAGGGCAAGTGACATCACTTTATAAAATTCTTAATAAAATGGGCGAGGAAAAGTCGTTCCTCGGTGTGGTTTTTTCTCCGAAAGCCTTTCCTCAAATTCGCGAAGCCAAGGCCAGCTTCCTGTATCACTCAGGAGCTTTCGCCCGCAAAGAGGAAAGAGATAACTTACTAAGCGGCGCCGATATGGTGGTGTTCGATGGGTATTCCGATGAGGAAACCTTTCTTGAAGCATTGGCATTGGCGGAAAGAGGCGTTTTTGTCATCTATTCGATGAAGGCTCCTTCGTTGCCAAATGCTCTTCGTCGTAGTCTGGGCGCTTTGTCTGAAAGATATGCTGAACATGGTGCGCCTCGCTTGGCGGAAGTTCTTTCTTTGGCTTTTGCTCAGTATTCAATGCCTGGTCTGAACAATGAGCGCATCTTTGCACATGAAGTTCTTTTGGTTAAACCTCAGATCAGAGAACTCATTGAAACTGAAAACTTGAAAAGCATTGAGTCCTTGATGTTGGCAGCGCCGGAAAATTCAGGTTTGCTGACCTTGAATCAATCACTCTTGCAGCATTTGATTCGTCGCAGAGTGGATCTTAAGACTGCCTTCGAAACTTCGCGTGACCCAGACAACTTGGATCTCCTGTTAAAAAAGGTAGGCATCTAA
- a CDS encoding bifunctional riboflavin kinase/FAD synthetase — protein MQVYQGVKQLKTPLAASVVTIGNFDGVHLGHQQLVENVTREAQYFGVPSVVYTFHPHPVKVLHPERATERLFDLRDQQEQFAAKGIDAVIIEEFTKDFSQITPQEFLENYIVKNLHPKTLVVGHDFSFGVDRAGNIPFLEKFCAENGIRLIIIPPFQQANLVVSSTKIRDALKAGNIEKANELLGRTYYLRGHVEKGFQRGRTIGVPTANLHPDVEFVPRQGVYFTLTKFGGHMHPSITNIGINPTFHEDKKSPIKIETHLFDFDAHLYGVEIEVFLLHFLRDEMKFNGIEQLKAQIQNDMQAARRYFNERAKNS, from the coding sequence ATGCAAGTTTATCAAGGCGTGAAACAGCTTAAGACACCTCTGGCGGCCTCGGTGGTCACAATAGGCAATTTTGATGGGGTCCACTTAGGGCATCAACAGCTCGTCGAGAACGTGACTCGAGAGGCCCAGTATTTTGGGGTTCCCTCTGTAGTCTATACTTTTCACCCTCACCCTGTGAAAGTTTTGCATCCTGAAAGGGCCACGGAGAGGCTTTTCGACCTTCGTGATCAGCAAGAGCAGTTCGCCGCCAAAGGCATTGATGCCGTCATTATCGAAGAGTTTACGAAGGACTTTTCGCAAATCACGCCTCAGGAATTTCTTGAGAATTATATCGTTAAAAATTTGCATCCAAAGACCTTGGTCGTCGGGCATGATTTTTCGTTCGGCGTGGATCGCGCCGGGAATATTCCTTTCTTGGAGAAGTTCTGCGCTGAAAATGGCATTCGTCTTATTATCATTCCGCCATTTCAGCAGGCGAATTTAGTGGTCTCTTCTACTAAGATTCGTGATGCCTTGAAGGCCGGTAATATCGAAAAAGCCAATGAATTGTTGGGGCGCACTTACTATTTGCGGGGGCATGTTGAAAAGGGCTTCCAAAGAGGTCGTACCATTGGTGTACCGACAGCAAATCTGCATCCGGATGTGGAGTTTGTGCCTCGCCAAGGAGTGTATTTCACATTGACGAAGTTCGGTGGTCACATGCATCCATCGATCACGAATATCGGTATCAATCCGACATTTCATGAAGATAAAAAAAGTCCCATCAAAATTGAAACTCATCTGTTTGATTTCGATGCTCATCTCTACGGCGTTGAAATCGAGGTGTTCCTTCTGCATTTCTTGCGGGATGAGATGAAATTCAACGGCATTGAACAGCTTAAAGCACAGATCCAAAACGACATGCAAGCAGCCCGTAGGTACTTTAATGAGCGCGCGAAAAATTCTTGA
- the pilB gene encoding type IV-A pilus assembly ATPase PilB: MSSLKVGEILVKHGLLKADQFALAVEEQKKSGHRLTTAIIQLGFLKENQILRALEKNYAVPGVEVNTFEIEPSVIAMVPRDLCEKHTLIPLQRAGSTLVVAFADPSNIMVKEDLRFIARCRIQAVVGTESAIVSAIEKYYGGSISTKSLNSMNSESFDDEFAGAGPTAEIIDQEGASDDAPIVKFVNSILSDAIRKRVSDIHFEPYEKRYRVRFRIDGNMVEATAPPQGAAAAIASRIKIMSKLDIAEKRRPQDGRLKVRTTKGKEMDFRVSVLPTIWGEKVVLRLLDKSNLQLDMTKLGFEEDDLKIFKSCIHLPQGMVLITGPTGSGKTTTIYSALQELNQTDVNISTAEDPVEFNLEGINQVQMNPDIDLTFSSALKSFLRQDPDIVMVGEIRDLETAEIAFKAASTGHLVVSTLHTNDAPGTVIRLTEMGVAPYIITSTVNLIVAQRLVGRICESCKAPFEVPAQTLINLGVAPNDVGEYKLAKGKGCANCAGTGIKGRAAIYELMSMSEKMKEAILKGASTGQLRYLAREQGMRTLRRSALLKLKRGITTIEEVLNASVKDI, encoded by the coding sequence ATGTCTTCACTCAAAGTTGGTGAAATCTTAGTTAAGCATGGTCTGCTGAAAGCGGACCAATTTGCATTGGCTGTTGAAGAGCAAAAAAAATCTGGACACAGACTGACAACTGCCATCATTCAACTGGGATTTCTTAAAGAGAATCAAATCCTTCGCGCACTTGAAAAGAACTATGCGGTTCCTGGTGTCGAAGTAAATACTTTCGAAATCGAACCCTCTGTTATTGCGATGGTGCCACGTGACTTGTGTGAAAAACACACACTGATTCCGCTGCAACGTGCGGGAAGCACCTTGGTCGTGGCCTTCGCGGATCCATCTAATATAATGGTGAAGGAAGATTTGCGTTTCATCGCTCGATGCCGCATTCAAGCGGTGGTTGGAACGGAAAGCGCTATCGTCTCTGCTATCGAAAAATATTACGGTGGCAGTATCAGCACTAAGTCTTTGAATTCAATGAATTCAGAGAGCTTTGACGATGAGTTCGCGGGCGCGGGTCCGACTGCGGAAATTATTGACCAAGAGGGCGCCAGTGATGATGCCCCCATTGTTAAGTTTGTGAACTCCATCTTATCGGATGCCATCCGAAAAAGAGTTTCTGATATTCATTTTGAGCCCTATGAAAAAAGATATCGCGTGCGCTTCCGCATCGATGGAAACATGGTCGAAGCGACCGCACCTCCTCAGGGCGCCGCTGCGGCAATTGCTTCGCGTATTAAGATCATGTCCAAGCTGGATATCGCAGAAAAACGCCGTCCTCAAGATGGTCGTTTGAAGGTTCGAACCACCAAAGGTAAAGAGATGGACTTCCGTGTGAGTGTCCTTCCAACTATTTGGGGTGAAAAAGTTGTTCTTCGTTTGTTGGATAAATCAAATCTTCAGTTGGATATGACCAAACTGGGATTTGAAGAAGATGATCTAAAGATCTTCAAAAGCTGTATTCATCTTCCACAAGGGATGGTCTTGATTACGGGTCCTACGGGCTCCGGTAAAACTACGACAATTTATTCAGCCTTGCAGGAGTTGAATCAAACCGACGTGAATATATCGACGGCGGAAGATCCTGTAGAGTTCAACTTGGAAGGTATCAATCAGGTGCAGATGAATCCTGATATTGATCTGACTTTCTCGAGCGCATTGAAATCGTTCCTTCGTCAAGACCCCGACATTGTTATGGTGGGGGAGATTCGTGACTTGGAGACGGCAGAGATTGCGTTTAAAGCGGCCTCGACGGGTCACTTGGTTGTAAGTACTCTGCATACCAATGATGCTCCAGGGACGGTGATTCGTCTTACTGAGATGGGTGTCGCTCCTTATATCATCACTTCCACGGTCAATTTAATCGTCGCTCAACGTCTTGTGGGACGTATTTGTGAGTCTTGTAAAGCTCCTTTTGAGGTGCCCGCACAGACTTTAATAAATTTGGGTGTCGCGCCCAATGACGTCGGTGAGTACAAGCTTGCCAAAGGCAAGGGTTGCGCGAACTGTGCCGGTACAGGAATTAAAGGACGTGCGGCAATTTACGAATTGATGAGCATGTCAGAAAAGATGAAAGAAGCGATCCTTAAAGGGGCCTCGACAGGTCAGCTTCGTTATCTGGCGCGCGAGCAAGGGATGAGAACTTTGCGTCGTAGTGCTTTGTTAAAATTAAAACGTGGCATTACAACAATTGAAGAAGTCTTAAATGCATCAGTGAAGGACATCTAA